A stretch of the Medicago truncatula cultivar Jemalong A17 chromosome 5, MtrunA17r5.0-ANR, whole genome shotgun sequence genome encodes the following:
- the LOC11405999 gene encoding uncharacterized protein produces MSPFHPLLAILIVTSLLSSFGDSFKVPFRVNDVLPVLPKEISWPVLNNFHSAVDLLPSFVGSVTPYNNGSIQWKGACFFDNQAKLEFTNHGDDSDLGGAVLYLKTGEAHSWTCMDLYVFATPYRITWDYYFSAREHTLKLDSWEEPAELEYVKQHGVSVFLMPAGMLGTLLSLVDVLPLFSNTAWGQSSNLQFLKKHMGATFEKRIQPWRATIDPADVHSGDFLAVSKIRGRWGGFETLEKWVTGAFAGHTAVCLKDEMGNLWVGESGHENEKGEEIIVVIPWHEWWEAALKDGSNPQIALLPLHPEMRAKFNSTAAWEYARSMSGKPYGYHNMIFSWIDTVADNYPPPLDAHLVISVMSMWTRMQPAYAANMWNEALNKRLGTEDLDLHDIILETEKRGIAFDELLAIPEQDDWVYSDGKSTTCVAFILSMYKEAGIFGPISSSIQVTEFTIRDAYMLRIFEDNQTRLPRWCNNENDKLPFCQILGEYRMEFPGYNTLVPYANMNEHCPSLPPTYDRPSQC; encoded by the exons ATGTCTCCTTTTCACCCTCTTCTCGCGATTTTGATCGTAACATCGCTGTTATCGAGTTTCGGTGATTCTTTTAAAGTTCCGTTTAGAGTAAACGATGTGTTACCGGTTTTACCGAAAGAAATATCATGGCCTGTGTTGAATAATTTTCATAGTGCTGTTGATTTGCTTCCTTCTTTCGTTGGATCTGTTACTCCGTATAATAATGGTTCTATTCAATGGAAAGGTGCTTGTTTTTTTGATAATCAAGCTAAACTTGAGTTTACCAATCATGGTGATGACTCTGATTTGGGTGGTGCCGTTCTCTATCTCAAG ACAGGGGAAGCACACAGCTGGACCTGCATGGATCTGTATGTGTTTGCAACGCCATACCGGATTACATGGGACTACTACTTCTCTGCGCGAGAACATACCTTGAAGCTTGATTCATGGGAAGAGCCTGCAGAGCTGGAATAT GTAAAGCAGCATGGGGTTTCTGTGTTTCTGATGCCAGCTGGAATGCTGGGTACACTGCTCTCTCTAGTCGATGTGTTGCCTCTATTCTCTAACACTGCATGGGGTCAGAGTTCCAATTTGCAGTTTCTAAAGAAACACATGGGAGCTACATTTGAGAAACGCATTCAGCCTTGGCGTGCAACTATTGATCCTGCAGATGTTCATTCTGGAGATTTTTTGGCTGTGTCGAAAATTCGCGGTAGGTGGGGAGGTTTTGAGACACTTGAAAAGTGGGTAACTGGTGCATTTGCTGGCCATACAGCAGTCTGCTTGAAGGATGAAATGGGAAATTTGTGGGTTGGTGAATCTGGGCATGAGAATGAAAAG GGTGAAGAAATAATTGTGGTAATTCCATGGCATGAATGGTGGGAAGCTGCTCTTAAAGATGGTTCCAACCCACAGATAGCGTTGCTTCCTCTACATCCAGAGATGCGTGCAAAATTCAACTCCACTGCAGCATGGGAGTATGCGCGGAGCATGTCAGGCAAGCCATATGGTTATCACAATATGATATTCAGTTGGATTGACACAGTAGCTGACAACTATCCTCCACCTCTTGATGCTCACTTG GTAATTTCTGTCATGTCTATGTGGACAAGGATGCAGCCAGCATATGCTGCAAACATGTGGAATGAAGCGTTGAATAAGCGGTTAGGGACCGAG GATTTAGACTTGCACGACATTATACTTGAGACTGAGAAGCGTGGGATAGCTTTTGATGAATTACTTGCCATTCCAGAGCAAGATGATTGGGTCTACAGTGATGGAAAGTCAACAACATGTGTGGCATTTATTCTTTCAATGTATAAAGAGGCTGGAATTTTCGGTCCCATTTCTAGCTCCATTCAAGTAACTGAATTCACA ATTCGTGATGCATACATGCTTAGGATTTTTGAAGATAATCAAACACGTCTACCAAGATGGTGCAACAATGAGAATGACAAGCTTCCGTTCTGCCAAATTCTTGGTGAATATAGGATGGAATTCCCGGGCTATAACACCTTGGTTCCTTATGCCAATATGAATGAGCACTGTCCTTCCCTTCCTCCAACTTACGATAGGCCTTCACAATGTTAG